From the genome of Brevibacterium sp. JSBI002, one region includes:
- a CDS encoding heme oxygenase (biliverdin-producing): MYEQFSARLKASTATIHDEVEHTTFMVDLMEGRLDARAYALLLKQYDVIYSVLESKSREFADDPIFTPFFDAHLFRADRIAADLAALDGTGLPVMPSATAYAAHLAGLERAEQVIAHHYTRYLGDLSGGQAIGTLMGRHYSLPATSLTMWDFAELGKTKPYKDAYRRLLDQVAATGGDEQIVVNETMEAFRLNGALLVDLTEATESRAVPVP, translated from the coding sequence ATGTATGAACAGTTCTCCGCTCGCCTCAAGGCAAGCACTGCCACCATCCACGACGAGGTCGAGCACACCACGTTCATGGTCGACCTCATGGAAGGACGCCTCGACGCAAGGGCCTACGCTCTCCTGCTCAAGCAGTACGACGTCATCTACAGCGTGCTCGAGTCCAAGTCACGGGAGTTCGCCGATGATCCGATCTTCACGCCGTTCTTCGACGCTCATCTGTTCCGAGCCGACCGCATCGCCGCTGACCTGGCCGCGCTCGACGGCACCGGGCTGCCGGTCATGCCCAGTGCCACCGCCTATGCCGCGCACCTGGCGGGGCTCGAACGGGCAGAACAGGTCATCGCCCACCACTACACGCGCTACCTCGGCGACCTCTCCGGCGGTCAGGCGATCGGCACCCTTATGGGCCGACACTACAGTCTGCCGGCGACCTCGCTGACGATGTGGGACTTCGCCGAGCTCGGCAAGACGAAGCCGTACAAGGACGCCTACCGCCGACTCCTCGACCAGGTTGCAGCGACCGGCGGTGACGAGCAGATCGTCGTCAACGAGACGATGGAGGCATTCCGACTCAACGGAGCGCTGCTCGTCGACCTCACCGAGGCGACCGAGAGTCGCGCGGTTCCGGTGCCCTAG
- a CDS encoding GNAT family N-acetyltransferase, whose protein sequence is MTSLTIAELPWWDLAEVADHDAAIFGPTAWTLGYYWSVKAQNGTVMLAARTASAGELTGWIVMSGAGAEADVMTIATTEAARGTGIGRALLQAGIDWARERGSEVVHLEVDERNAAALAMYASFGFEEWGRRPDYYPGAAGILMRLRIGG, encoded by the coding sequence ATGACCTCCCTGACCATCGCCGAGCTTCCCTGGTGGGACCTCGCCGAGGTGGCCGACCACGATGCGGCGATCTTCGGACCCACAGCCTGGACGCTCGGTTACTACTGGTCGGTCAAGGCGCAGAACGGCACGGTCATGCTCGCCGCCAGGACCGCGTCGGCGGGGGAGCTGACCGGGTGGATCGTCATGTCAGGGGCCGGTGCGGAAGCCGACGTGATGACGATCGCCACCACCGAGGCGGCACGTGGTACAGGCATCGGTCGCGCCCTGCTGCAGGCGGGAATCGATTGGGCGAGGGAACGCGGCTCCGAGGTCGTCCACCTCGAGGTCGACGAACGCAATGCTGCGGCGCTGGCGATGTACGCATCCTTCGGGTTCGAGGAATGGGGGCGGCGTCCGGACTACTATCCAGGTGCCGCGGGAATCCTCATGCGTCTGCGGATCGGCGGCTGA
- the tsaE gene encoding tRNA (adenosine(37)-N6)-threonylcarbamoyltransferase complex ATPase subunit type 1 TsaE, translated as MRVHLESLEQMRTFAAALAEHLRAGDLLILTGNLGAGKTTFTQSLGKALDVAGRITSPTFVIAREHPSRSGGPALVHVDAYRLADGEELEDLDLDSELDESITVVEWGAGLAEQLSSDHLDITITPVWDEDAGDDESVGVDDEDEVEDERRTVDLVGRGDAWIERMPAVEAAVSALAGVRVDDPAPADLSAEDSANEGDES; from the coding sequence ATGAGGGTCCATCTCGAATCCTTGGAACAGATGCGCACGTTCGCTGCAGCCCTGGCCGAGCATCTGCGCGCCGGTGACCTGCTCATCCTCACGGGCAACCTCGGAGCGGGGAAGACGACGTTCACACAGTCGCTGGGCAAAGCCCTCGACGTGGCCGGGCGGATCACGTCGCCGACGTTCGTCATCGCCCGCGAACACCCGTCGCGCTCGGGCGGGCCTGCCCTCGTCCACGTGGATGCGTATCGGTTGGCCGACGGGGAGGAGCTCGAAGATCTCGACCTCGACTCCGAACTGGACGAGTCGATCACGGTCGTCGAGTGGGGAGCCGGCTTGGCCGAGCAGCTCAGCAGCGATCACCTCGACATCACCATCACCCCGGTGTGGGACGAAGACGCGGGGGACGATGAGTCGGTCGGTGTGGACGACGAGGACGAGGTGGAGGACGAACGGCGCACCGTCGACCTCGTCGGTCGCGGGGATGCCTGGATCGAACGCATGCCGGCGGTTGAGGCTGCTGTCTCGGCACTGGCAGGCGTGCGAGTCGACGACCCGGCCCCTGCGGATCTGTCTGCCGAGGACTCGGCGAATGAGGGAGACGAATCATGA
- a CDS encoding M20 metallopeptidase family protein: protein MSSLPNDADVTPTVNDTNTPTAAAAARAVHLPTADDANDIAPGLVTLRRALHENVEVGLDLLVTQKLVLDAIEGLDVEVTTGEGLSSIVVVLRGGARKEDSTGVVPAVLLRGDMDGLPVTEATGFDFAATSGRMHACGHDLHTAGLVGALKLLHRDRDSLPGDVVFMFQPGEEGYDGAGKMIDEGVLDAAGPRVKAAFGIHVSADADLGVASSRPGSYMAAFSKMTITVNGKGTHASRPATGKDPIQVGAMLVGQLQEYVTRRFDIFDPLVITVGQFNGGTAPNVVPDFATLVVSVRTFSEAVTSRAEAELPQLVRDLVAAHGLSAEVEYEQILPPTINDDAEAEFFLSTFTDLFGEERTVRKANPLPGSEDFSRVLDAVPGAYGHFGVSLPNLPVEEREANHSPRARHSDDGLADQALFLAHLAGRRLAQLAEG, encoded by the coding sequence ATGAGCTCACTTCCCAACGATGCCGACGTCACTCCCACCGTAAACGACACCAACACTCCCACAGCCGCTGCAGCAGCACGCGCAGTGCACCTGCCCACCGCCGATGACGCTAACGACATCGCCCCCGGCCTGGTCACCCTGCGCCGTGCCCTGCACGAGAACGTCGAGGTCGGACTCGACCTGCTGGTGACGCAGAAACTCGTCCTCGACGCCATCGAAGGCCTCGACGTCGAAGTCACAACAGGGGAGGGGCTGTCCTCGATCGTCGTCGTCCTGCGCGGCGGTGCCCGCAAGGAGGACTCGACCGGGGTCGTGCCTGCCGTCCTCCTGCGCGGGGATATGGACGGACTGCCCGTCACCGAGGCGACCGGATTCGACTTCGCGGCCACCTCGGGGAGGATGCACGCCTGCGGCCACGACCTTCACACCGCCGGGCTCGTCGGCGCACTCAAACTCCTCCACCGCGACCGCGACTCCCTGCCCGGCGACGTCGTGTTCATGTTCCAACCCGGTGAAGAAGGCTATGACGGGGCCGGGAAGATGATCGACGAAGGCGTCCTCGACGCCGCCGGTCCCCGCGTCAAGGCCGCCTTCGGCATCCACGTCTCCGCCGACGCCGACCTCGGCGTCGCCAGCTCCCGCCCCGGGTCGTACATGGCGGCGTTTTCGAAGATGACGATCACCGTGAACGGCAAAGGCACGCACGCCTCCCGCCCGGCCACCGGTAAGGACCCCATCCAGGTCGGCGCGATGCTCGTGGGCCAGCTGCAGGAATACGTCACCCGCCGGTTCGACATCTTCGACCCGCTCGTGATCACCGTCGGTCAGTTCAACGGCGGCACCGCGCCCAACGTCGTCCCCGACTTCGCGACCTTGGTCGTCAGTGTGCGCACGTTCTCTGAAGCGGTGACGTCCCGCGCCGAGGCGGAGCTGCCTCAGCTCGTTCGTGACCTCGTAGCCGCCCACGGTCTGAGCGCCGAGGTCGAATACGAACAGATCCTGCCGCCGACGATCAACGACGACGCCGAAGCCGAGTTCTTCCTCTCCACCTTCACCGACCTCTTCGGCGAGGAGCGGACCGTGCGCAAGGCGAATCCGCTGCCCGGTTCCGAGGACTTCTCCCGGGTGCTCGACGCCGTGCCCGGAGCCTATGGACACTTCGGGGTCTCCCTGCCGAATCTGCCGGTCGAAGAACGCGAAGCCAATCATTCCCCTCGCGCCCGCCACAGCGACGACGGTCTCGCCGACCAAGCTCTGTTCCTCGCCCATCTGGCCGGGCGCCGGCTGGCGCAATTGGCCGAGGGCTGA
- the alr gene encoding alanine racemase: MTSFDIPEALVRAEIDEAALRDNAAVLADRLSPARLKCVVKANAYGHGIDLVAPALFSAGWREFCVATIPEALRLRSLLGPEAQILAWLYGPTTDLDEAVRADIELGISTVGALDRLAAAAWRTGITARAHLKIDTGLGRNGLSPEALVRAFDWLRRHAGDSRTDDSGNPEAGADIRIVGIMSHFAVADEPERPETAAQSAVFSSAHGQLRAVLDAADGRLGESDDLDVHIANSPGALTLGPCPGTSARVGLALYGLSPLEDGDPAALGLRPVMRLTSSVINLKDIPAGHGASYGLTFTAATDTRFALVPGGYGDGLPRAASNRAEVAIRDRRYPVVGRIAMDQMIIDIGAGNDEVAIGDEVVIFGPGGPSAAEWGTWANTINYEIVTQLSARVDRVARKGDGR; encoded by the coding sequence GTGACATCTTTCGACATCCCCGAGGCTCTCGTGCGGGCCGAGATCGACGAGGCGGCCCTGCGCGACAACGCCGCCGTCCTTGCCGATCGCCTCTCACCCGCCCGCCTCAAATGCGTCGTCAAGGCGAACGCCTACGGGCACGGCATCGACCTCGTCGCACCTGCTCTCTTCTCCGCCGGATGGCGCGAGTTCTGTGTGGCCACGATCCCCGAAGCCCTTCGTCTGCGCAGCCTGCTCGGCCCCGAAGCGCAGATCCTCGCCTGGCTCTACGGACCGACCACCGACCTCGACGAGGCGGTGCGCGCCGACATCGAACTGGGCATTTCGACGGTCGGGGCCCTCGACCGACTCGCAGCGGCGGCCTGGCGCACCGGCATCACCGCCCGAGCCCATCTGAAGATCGACACCGGTCTCGGCCGCAACGGTCTGTCCCCGGAAGCGCTCGTCCGTGCCTTCGACTGGCTGCGCCGCCACGCCGGAGACAGCCGCACCGACGACTCCGGGAATCCCGAGGCCGGCGCCGATATCCGCATCGTCGGGATCATGAGCCACTTCGCGGTTGCCGACGAGCCCGAACGCCCGGAGACCGCAGCGCAGAGCGCGGTCTTCTCCTCCGCCCACGGGCAGCTTCGGGCGGTGCTCGACGCCGCGGACGGCCGCCTCGGCGAATCGGATGACCTGGATGTGCACATCGCGAACTCGCCGGGAGCGCTCACCCTGGGACCGTGCCCGGGCACCTCGGCGAGGGTGGGGCTCGCCCTCTACGGTCTGTCCCCGCTGGAAGACGGAGATCCGGCGGCCCTCGGGCTCCGGCCGGTCATGCGGCTGACCTCCAGCGTCATCAATCTCAAGGACATCCCAGCAGGTCACGGCGCTTCCTACGGGCTGACATTCACCGCCGCGACCGATACCCGGTTCGCGCTCGTGCCCGGTGGGTACGGGGACGGACTGCCGCGGGCGGCCTCGAACCGCGCCGAGGTGGCCATCCGGGATCGTCGGTACCCCGTCGTCGGGCGCATCGCCATGGATCAGATGATCATCGACATCGGGGCGGGCAACGATGAGGTGGCCATCGGCGACGAGGTCGTCATCTTCGGCCCAGGTGGGCCGAGCGCGGCCGAGTGGGGGACCTGGGCGAACACGATCAACTACGAGATCGTCACCCAGCTCAGCGCCCGCGTCGACCGGGTCGCCCGGAAGGGAGACGGCCGATGA
- the tsaB gene encoding tRNA (adenosine(37)-N6)-threonylcarbamoyltransferase complex dimerization subunit type 1 TsaB: MIILAIDTSQSASVALVDTDTGAVIAAEQADDQRRHVEFIGPALASVLAEDAQPELVVVGIGPGPFTGLRVGIAAGIAVGQARGIPVRGLLSQAAIAEEFARSAEGTPAPASEVASPAAHAFGSPVLIASDARRKEVYFSVYDSADATLNAGPFVAKPAEVASVLADNGYRLDTIDQKLGRGFLLYPDVLGASSTESITDPRAEYLAFAAARELAAGRDLADPIPEYLREPDAKATPVRESSLK; this comes from the coding sequence ATGATCATTCTGGCCATCGACACCTCGCAGTCGGCCTCCGTGGCCCTCGTGGATACGGACACCGGTGCGGTCATCGCCGCCGAACAGGCCGATGACCAGCGTCGACACGTTGAGTTCATCGGTCCTGCGCTCGCCAGCGTGCTCGCCGAGGATGCCCAGCCCGAACTCGTCGTCGTCGGCATCGGACCCGGACCCTTCACCGGATTGCGAGTGGGCATCGCCGCCGGAATCGCCGTCGGTCAGGCCCGCGGGATTCCTGTCAGGGGACTGCTGTCCCAAGCCGCGATCGCCGAAGAGTTCGCCCGCAGTGCCGAAGGCACCCCAGCACCTGCGTCGGAGGTCGCGTCGCCCGCCGCGCACGCATTCGGCAGCCCCGTCCTCATCGCCTCGGACGCCCGCCGCAAAGAGGTCTACTTCAGCGTCTACGACTCCGCCGACGCGACGCTGAACGCCGGACCGTTCGTGGCCAAACCGGCCGAGGTTGCTTCAGTTCTCGCCGACAACGGCTACCGGCTCGATACGATCGATCAGAAGCTCGGCCGCGGATTCCTCCTCTATCCGGACGTCCTCGGAGCCTCGAGCACCGAGTCCATCACGGATCCTCGTGCCGAATATCTTGCCTTCGCGGCGGCACGGGAACTCGCCGCCGGTCGAGACCTTGCCGACCCGATCCCCGAGTACCTGCGCGAACCCGATGCGAAAGCGACCCCGGTACGCGAGAGCTCATTGAAATGA
- a CDS encoding bifunctional ADP-dependent NAD(P)H-hydrate dehydratase/NAD(P)H-hydrate epimerase, producing the protein MSVFAYPSETIREAEAPLLEAGVPLMARAARALANISIDTLTADHGQVTGARVCVLAGPGNNAGDALFAAATLGRRGAAVTIITLFDRTHGEGLTAARRAGAQVIAFTSSEADAARADALRELSRAHLVLDGILGTGGRRGLPDHISSLIADWVPHRTGRLIAVDIPSDLDPNHTGAEKRLHADRTVTFGGLKTELIDTRADEFTGTIDVIDIGLGLDPSSAAAELLDRDDLVSGFPRPDEAGHKYSRGVTGVLAGSEDYPGAGVLTTTSAVNTGAGMVRYLGSPLVAEYVLGLHPEVVNASGRIDSVVLGPGDPESEFVQGVAEALAGNRTPVVVDAGGLDMIARAETMAGTWLADRPLIITPHAAELARLLSRLLGEIITAGRIGTNPMRWARRAAELTGAIVLLKGHHTVIAAPDGHVVLPAPGPGTLATAGSGDVLAGILGTLAAITAAHGRYDSDDRTRPPREWARLAGLGVLLHNEAGRCAVTASGFADAIAEVVGELIHGTD; encoded by the coding sequence ATGAGTGTGTTCGCCTACCCGAGCGAGACCATCAGGGAGGCCGAGGCGCCTCTCCTCGAGGCCGGTGTCCCGCTGATGGCCCGAGCCGCCCGGGCGCTGGCGAACATCAGCATCGACACCCTCACCGCCGACCACGGACAGGTCACCGGGGCCAGGGTTTGCGTGCTGGCCGGGCCGGGCAACAACGCCGGGGACGCGCTCTTCGCCGCGGCGACACTGGGCAGGCGCGGTGCCGCCGTCACCATCATCACTCTCTTCGACCGTACTCACGGCGAGGGGCTCACTGCCGCGCGCCGTGCCGGGGCACAGGTCATCGCGTTCACATCCTCCGAGGCCGACGCCGCCCGCGCCGATGCTCTGCGGGAACTCTCCCGCGCCCATCTCGTCCTCGACGGCATCCTCGGCACCGGCGGTCGACGCGGTCTGCCCGACCACATCAGCTCACTCATCGCCGACTGGGTCCCGCACCGCACCGGCCGCCTCATCGCCGTCGACATCCCCTCCGACCTCGACCCGAACCACACCGGAGCCGAGAAACGACTCCACGCCGACCGCACTGTGACCTTCGGCGGACTCAAGACCGAACTCATCGATACGCGCGCGGACGAGTTCACCGGAACCATCGACGTCATCGATATCGGCCTCGGCCTCGACCCCAGCTCGGCCGCCGCGGAGCTGCTCGATCGCGATGATCTCGTCTCCGGATTCCCCCGCCCCGATGAGGCCGGGCACAAATATTCCCGCGGTGTCACCGGGGTCCTCGCCGGCTCCGAGGACTACCCCGGCGCGGGCGTGCTCACCACCACCTCGGCGGTGAACACCGGAGCGGGCATGGTCCGTTACCTCGGCTCACCGCTCGTCGCCGAATACGTCCTCGGTCTCCACCCCGAGGTCGTCAACGCCTCTGGCCGCATCGACTCCGTCGTCCTCGGCCCGGGCGACCCCGAATCCGAATTCGTGCAAGGCGTCGCCGAGGCGCTGGCCGGCAACCGCACACCGGTCGTCGTCGACGCAGGCGGCCTCGACATGATCGCCCGCGCCGAAACGATGGCAGGCACCTGGCTGGCCGACCGCCCGCTCATCATCACCCCGCACGCCGCCGAACTGGCACGGCTGCTCAGCCGCCTCCTCGGCGAGATCATCACCGCCGGTCGGATCGGGACGAACCCGATGCGGTGGGCTCGGCGGGCCGCGGAGCTGACCGGCGCGATCGTCCTGCTCAAGGGCCATCACACGGTCATCGCCGCCCCCGACGGGCACGTCGTTCTGCCTGCCCCGGGGCCAGGCACCCTCGCCACGGCGGGCTCCGGCGACGTGCTCGCCGGGATCCTCGGCACGCTCGCCGCAATCACCGCCGCCCACGGCCGCTACGACAGCGACGACCGGACGCGTCCACCTCGCGAGTGGGCTCGCCTGGCCGGACTCGGAGTGCTGCTGCACAACGAGGCCGGCCGATGCGCGGTGACCGCGTCCGGGTTCGCCGATGCCATCGCCGAGGTGGTCGGCGAACTCATCCACGGCACCGACTGA
- a CDS encoding aldo/keto reductase — MTRVQLADTDLFVHPLQLGGNPFGWGADRDQSFAVLDAYAEAGGNFIDTADAYSAWVEGNSGGESETIIGEWMKARGNRDEMVIATKVGMHPKRMGLDPANIRIAVDDSLRRLGTDHIDVYYAHRDDDDVDQVAVAETFDALVRSGKVSYLGASNFSLERLQKARKISTKFSLACYRVVQDRFNLVSRAAVDPQKQAYLRSEGIAELPFHSLASGFLTGKHTGGDATGSVRGDRVADFVDDQKALGALEVLHDVAADHGATMTATAIAWQLTHDFIPSTIASARVPEQLTELLAGTEMQLSPDEKAALDGAWVEA; from the coding sequence ATGACACGTGTGCAATTGGCAGATACCGATCTCTTCGTCCACCCTCTTCAGCTGGGCGGCAATCCCTTCGGCTGGGGTGCGGATCGGGATCAGAGCTTCGCTGTTCTCGATGCTTACGCCGAGGCCGGCGGAAACTTCATCGACACCGCCGATGCGTACTCGGCCTGGGTCGAGGGGAACTCGGGCGGGGAATCCGAGACGATCATCGGGGAATGGATGAAGGCTCGCGGCAACCGCGACGAGATGGTCATCGCCACCAAGGTCGGCATGCATCCCAAGCGCATGGGCCTTGACCCGGCGAATATCCGCATCGCCGTCGACGACTCCCTGCGCCGGCTCGGCACCGACCACATCGACGTCTACTACGCCCACAGAGACGATGACGACGTCGACCAGGTTGCCGTCGCCGAGACCTTCGACGCGCTCGTCCGCTCCGGCAAAGTCAGCTACCTCGGGGCATCGAACTTCAGCCTCGAACGACTGCAGAAGGCCCGGAAGATCTCGACGAAGTTCTCTTTGGCCTGCTACCGAGTCGTCCAAGACCGGTTCAACCTCGTTTCCCGCGCCGCGGTCGATCCGCAGAAGCAGGCGTACCTGCGCTCTGAGGGCATCGCCGAACTGCCCTTCCACTCACTGGCCTCCGGGTTCCTCACCGGCAAGCACACCGGGGGCGACGCCACAGGCAGCGTCCGCGGTGACCGGGTGGCCGATTTCGTCGACGACCAGAAGGCCCTCGGTGCGCTCGAAGTCCTCCACGATGTCGCCGCCGATCACGGGGCGACGATGACGGCCACGGCCATCGCCTGGCAGCTCACTCACGATTTCATCCCCTCGACGATCGCCTCGGCGCGCGTGCCCGAACAGCTCACCGAGCTGCTGGCCGGAACCGAGATGCAGCTGAGTCCTGATGAGAAGGCTGCCCTCGACGGCGCCTGGGTGGAAGCATGA
- the tsaD gene encoding tRNA (adenosine(37)-N6)-threonylcarbamoyltransferase complex transferase subunit TsaD, whose amino-acid sequence MSEPLVLGIESSCDETGVGIVRGRTLLTNTVSSSMDEHVRFGGVVPEVASRAHVQAIGPAIASACETAEVELSDIDAVAVTAGPGLSGALMVGVGAAKGLAAALGKPLYGVNHLAAHVAVDLVAEDVDGLTTPTIALLVSGGHTEILRIGDVVEDIELLGATIDDAAGEAFDKTARLLGLNYPGGPNISKAALGLLDGTGIPGDRKAVKFPRGLAKKQDLRDPERRYNFSFSGLKTAALREVTKAETRGADLRVADIAAGFEDAVVDVLVTKTLLAAADTGINHVVLGGGVAANSHLREVLADRCAEAGVTLRVPPLKLCTDNGAMVAALGAELVSRGIGPSDLSFAAVSSLDVDHVLV is encoded by the coding sequence ATGAGCGAACCGCTCGTCCTGGGCATCGAATCCTCGTGCGACGAAACCGGGGTCGGCATCGTCCGCGGACGCACACTGCTGACGAACACCGTGTCCTCGTCGATGGACGAGCACGTCCGCTTCGGCGGAGTCGTGCCGGAAGTCGCCTCCCGCGCGCATGTGCAGGCCATCGGCCCGGCCATCGCCTCTGCCTGTGAGACCGCCGAGGTGGAGCTGTCCGACATCGACGCCGTCGCCGTGACCGCCGGACCTGGTCTCTCCGGTGCACTCATGGTCGGGGTCGGCGCGGCCAAAGGGCTGGCCGCGGCGCTGGGCAAACCGCTGTACGGGGTGAACCATCTGGCCGCGCATGTGGCCGTCGACCTCGTCGCCGAGGATGTCGACGGTTTGACCACTCCGACCATCGCTCTGCTCGTCTCCGGTGGGCACACCGAGATTCTGCGCATCGGCGACGTCGTCGAGGACATCGAACTCCTCGGAGCCACCATCGACGATGCCGCAGGTGAGGCCTTCGACAAGACGGCGCGCCTGCTGGGGCTCAACTATCCCGGCGGACCGAATATCTCGAAGGCTGCTCTCGGCCTGCTCGACGGCACCGGGATCCCCGGCGACCGGAAGGCAGTGAAGTTCCCGCGCGGACTCGCGAAGAAGCAGGACCTGCGCGACCCCGAGCGTCGGTATAATTTCTCGTTCTCCGGGCTGAAGACCGCAGCCCTGCGTGAGGTGACGAAAGCCGAGACTCGCGGTGCGGACCTGCGGGTGGCCGATATCGCCGCCGGGTTCGAAGACGCCGTCGTCGACGTGCTCGTGACCAAGACTCTGCTCGCTGCGGCCGACACAGGTATCAACCACGTCGTCCTCGGCGGTGGAGTGGCCGCGAACTCGCACCTGCGTGAAGTGCTCGCAGACCGCTGCGCCGAGGCGGGCGTGACGCTGCGGGTGCCGCCGCTGAAACTGTGCACGGATAACGGAGCCATGGTCGCAGCACTCGGTGCGGAGCTCGTCTCCCGCGGAATCGGACCGAGCGACCTGTCCTTCGCCGCCGTCTCCTCTTTGGATGTCGATCATGTCCTCGTCTGA
- a CDS encoding holo-ACP synthase — MAILGIGTDIADVPRFAEHIERVPELLDRLLTPGEQLKRNGKRRTDASLAARFSAKEALKKAIGFPGWLPWQSAEVVPALSGAPSFRLRGLVLEHFRAIGGTNIHLSITHDAHLTMTFVIAEGDGPSLSPGIEGAAEHFTHSMYGKGARLGEMPEQ; from the coding sequence ATGGCGATCTTGGGAATCGGCACCGACATAGCCGACGTGCCGCGCTTCGCGGAGCACATCGAACGCGTGCCCGAACTCCTCGATCGTCTGCTCACTCCCGGTGAGCAGCTCAAACGCAACGGCAAACGCCGGACGGATGCCTCCTTGGCGGCACGATTCTCCGCGAAGGAGGCGCTGAAGAAGGCGATCGGCTTCCCCGGATGGCTGCCGTGGCAGTCCGCCGAGGTGGTCCCCGCTTTATCCGGTGCGCCGAGTTTCCGTCTGCGCGGGCTCGTGCTCGAGCACTTCCGTGCCATCGGCGGGACGAACATCCACCTGTCGATCACCCATGATGCGCACCTGACGATGACCTTCGTCATCGCCGAGGGCGACGGGCCGTCGCTGAGCCCCGGCATCGAAGGTGCCGCCGAGCACTTCACCCACTCGATGTACGGTAAGGGCGCGCGTCTGGGCGAGATGCCGGAGCAGTAG